Proteins encoded within one genomic window of Chlorobaculum sp. MV4-Y:
- a CDS encoding cbb3-type cytochrome c oxidase subunit 3, translating to MNFSQIAYVAFTIILALVMAGIIAYYFNPKRKKEVEEPKYRMLEDDDKKEHHD from the coding sequence ATGAACTTTTCGCAGATAGCCTATGTCGCCTTCACCATCATCCTTGCGCTCGTGATGGCGGGTATCATCGCCTACTATTTCAATCCGAAGCGCAAAAAAGAGGTCGAGGAACCCAAATACCGGATGCTCGAAGACGACGACAAAAAAGAGCATCACGACTGA